A single region of the Amphiprion ocellaris isolate individual 3 ecotype Okinawa chromosome 4, ASM2253959v1, whole genome shotgun sequence genome encodes:
- the LOC111567252 gene encoding histone H2A-like, which yields MSGRGKTGGKARAKAKTRSSRAGLQFPVGRVHRLLRKGHYAERVGAGAPVYLAAVLEYLTAEILELAGNAARDNKKTRIIPRHLQLAVRNDEELNKLLGGVTIAQGGVLPNIQAVLLPKKTEKPAKSK from the coding sequence ATGTCTGGACGTGGAAAGACCGGCGGCAAAGCCAGAGCTAAGGCAAAGACCCGCTCCTCCCGGGCAGGACTTCAGTTCCCGGTGGGTCGTGTCCACAGACTGCTGAGGAAGGGCCATTATGCGGAGCGTGTGGGTGCCGGCGCTCCCGTCTACCTGGCGGCTGTGCTGGAGTACCTGACCGCTGAGATCCTGGAGCTGGCTGGAAACGCCGCCAGAGACAACAAGAAGACCCGCATCATCCCCCGTCACCTGCAGCTGGCTGTCCGCAACGACGAGGAGCTCAACAAGCTGCTGGGCGGAGTGACGATCGCTCAGGGCGGCGTGCTGCCCAACATCCAGGCTGTGCTGCTGCCCAAGAAGACCGAGAAGCCCGCCAAGTCCAAGTAA
- the LOC111567390 gene encoding histone H1-like, with amino-acid sequence MAEEAPAAAPAKAPAKAPKKKAVRSKTDGPSLPKLIVAAVAESKERKGISLAAIKKVLATKKVDVAKSNKRINTAVTKMVTNGVLIQTKGTGASGSFKLAKKEPKVSKPAKKVIKKKAPVKAKKPAAAKAKKPAATKKAAAKKTAVKKSPKKVAAKKVVKKTPKKSPKKPAAKKPKAAAKKPAAKKSAVKKPAAKKAAKK; translated from the coding sequence atGGCAGAAGAAGCTCCAGCAGCTGCACCGGCTAAAGCTCCGGCCAAAGCCCCGAAGAAGAAGGCGGTCCGGTCCAAGACGGACGGACCCAGCCTCCCGAAGCTGATCGTCGCCGCTGTGGCCGAGTCCAAGGAGCGGAAGGGGATCTCACTGGCTGCGATCAAGAAGGTGCTGGCGACGAAAAAGGTGGATGTGGCGAAGTCCAACAAACGCATCAACACCGCCGTCACCAAGATGGTCACCAATGGGGTTCTGATCCAGACTAAGGGCACTGGAGCCTCCGGTTCCTTCAAGCTCGCCAAGAAAGAGCCCAAGGTCTCCAAACCGGCCAAGAAGGTGATCAAGAAGAAGGCTCCCGTCAAAGCCAAGAAACCCGCCGCCGCCAAAGCTAAGAAACCTGCCGCGACCAAGAAGGCAGCAGCTAAGAAGACAGCGGTCAAGAAGTCCCCGAAGAAGGTAGCGGCCAAGAAAGTCGTCAAGAAGACGCCGAAGAAGAGCCCCAAGAAGCCTGCCGCTAAGAAGCCCAAAGCTGCAGCCAAGAAGCCCGCAGCCAAGAAAAGTGCAGTCAAGAAGCCTGCAGCTAAGAAAGCTGCAAAGAAGTGA
- the LOC111567243 gene encoding histone H4: MSGRGKGGKGLGKGGAKRHRKVLRDNIQGITKPAIRRLARRGGVKRISGLIYEETRGVLKVFLENVIRDAVTYTEHAKRKTVTAMDVVYALKRQGRTLYGFGG, from the coding sequence ATGTCTGGAAGAGGCAAAGGAGGGAAAGGACTCGGTAAAGGAGGCGCTAAGCGTCACCGTAAAGTTCTCCGGGATAACATCCAGGGAATCACCAAGCCCGCTATCCGCCGTTTGGCTCGCCGCGGTGGAGTCAAGCGTATTTCGGGTCTGATCTACGAGGAGACCCGCGGTGTGTTGAAGGTGTTCCTGGAGAACGTCATCCGTGATGCCGTCACCTACACCGAGCACGCCAAGAGGAAGACGGTGACCGCCATGGATGTGGTGTACGCTCTGAAGAGGCAGGGCCGCACTCTGTACGGCTTCGGAGGTTAA
- the LOC111567253 gene encoding late histone H2A.L3, whose protein sequence is MSGRGKGAGKARAKAKSRSSRAGLQFPVGRVHRLLRKGNYAQRVGAGAPVYLAAVLEYLTAEILELAGNAARDNKKTRIIPRHLQLAVRNDEELNKLLGGVTIAQGGVLPNIQAVLLPKKTEKPAKSK, encoded by the coding sequence ATGTCTGGACGTGGGAAAGGTGCCGGCAAAGCCAGAGCCAAGGCAAAGAGCCGCTCCTCCCGGGCAGGACTTCAGTTCCCGGTGGGTCGTGTCCACAGGCTGCTGAGGAAGGGAAATTATGCGCAGCGTGTGGGTGCCGGCGCTCCCGTCTACCTGGCGGCTGTGCTGGAGTACCTGACTGCTGAGATCCTGGAGCTGGCTGGAAACGCCGCCAGAGACAACAAGAAGACCCGCATCATCCCCCGTCACTTGCAGCTGGCTGTCCGCAACGACGAGGAGCTCAACAAGCTGCTGGGCGGAGTGACCATCGCTCAGGGCGGCGTGCTGCCCAACATCCAGGCTGTGCTGCTGCCCAAGAAGACCGAGAAGCCCGCCAAGTCCAAGTAA
- the LOC111567250 gene encoding histone H3, whose amino-acid sequence MARTKQTARKSTGGKAPRKQLATKAARKSAPATGGVKKPHRYRPGTVALREIRRYQKSTELLIRKLPFQRLVREIAQDFKTDLRFQSSAVMALQEASEAYLVGLFEDTNLCAIHAKRVTIMPKDIQLARRIRGERA is encoded by the coding sequence ATGGCAAGAACCAAGCAGACCGCTCGTAAATCCACCGGAGGAAAAGCTCCCAGGAAGCAGCTGGCCACCAAGGCTGCCCGCAAGAGCGCGCCGGCCACCGGCGGTGTGAAGAAGCCTCACCGTTACCGTCCCGGTACCGTGGCTTTGAGAGAGATCCGTCGCTACCAGAAATCCACGGAGCTGCTGATCCGCAAGCTGCCCTTCCAGCGCCTCGTCAGAGAGATCGCTCAGGACTTCAAGACGGACCTGCGCTTCCAGAGCTCCGCTGTCATGGCTCTGCAGGAGGCCAGCGAGGCTTACCTGGTCGGTCTCTTCGAGGACACCAACCTGTGTGCCATCCACGCCAAGAGGGTCACTATCATGCCCAAAGACATCCAGCTGGCCCGCCGCATTCGTGGAGAGAGAGCTTAG
- the LOC111567256 gene encoding histone H2B, whose protein sequence is MPEPAKSAPKKGSKKAVTKSAGKGGKKRKRSRKESYAIYVYKVLKQVHPDTGISSKAMGIMNSFVSDIFERIAGEASRLAHYNKRSTITSREIQTAVRLLLPGELAKHAVSEGTKAVTKYTSSK, encoded by the coding sequence ATGCCGGAACCAGCCAAGTCCGCCCCGAAGAAGGGCTCCAAGAAAGCGGTGACGAAGAGCGCCGGAAAGGGCggcaagaagaggaagagaagcagGAAGGAGAGCTACGCTATCTACGTGTACAAGGTGCTGAAGCAGGTCCATCCCGATACCGGCATCTCGTCCAAGGCCATGGGCATCATGAACTCGTTCGTCAGCGACATCTTTGAGCGTATCGCCGGCGAGGCCTCCCGCCTGGCTCACTACAACAAgcgctccaccatcacctccaggGAGATCCAGACCGCcgtcaggctgctgctgcccgGTGAGCTGGCCAAGCACGCCGTGTCCGAGGGGACCAAGGCCGTCACCAAGTACACCAGCTCCAAGTAA